Within Dysgonomonas sp. HDW5A, the genomic segment GGAGCTGCAGCCTCTTTTTTCTCTGGTTGAGCTTGAGCCTCTTGTGCTTTCGGTGCTTCTGCTGCTGAATCTCCTGCATCTTCACCCTCTAGTTCAACTTTTGCAACTACTGTTCCTACCGGCACAGTGTCACCTTCTTTAAAAAGAATTTCTAAAATCTTACCGGCTACAGGTGAAGGAATCTCTGCACTTACTTTAGCCGTATTTACCTCAAAAAGGACATCATCTTCTTCTATGGTGTCTCCTACTTTTACGGACCAAGAGATTATAATTCCCTCAGTAATACTTTCACCCAATTTGGGCATTTTTATTTCAAATGTTGGCATAACTATTAATTTAAGAACTCATACTTACTAAGGATCACTTATGTATGGTGTAATATTTAACAATATAACGCATTTCTAGCATAGAATGTTGACATCCGGACATAGCAAAATGAACACAACAATGGCACTCCACGGTAACACTCTATCTATATGCAACTTACAAAAGACAAATCAGCATTAGAACTTATCTATCAGAAGGCTCATTGAAATTCCATATGGGAGTGGCATATTTCTCATCCTTTAATACTGATATGGCAGCTATATCTAATTCGCTGAACTTGTACTGCTTATTTCCCGGATTACTATCTATAAAATCATTCAGTATTAATGCTTTTAAATCCTCTATCGCTAAAGGATTAGATATATGCTGACTGATATTAGTAACCGGACTTTTTACTGATCTTACATAAATCTTTGATTGTAGATTTTGACTATTTTCAGAATAATCATGCCCACTTTCCAATGAAGTTGTAAGATATTCCAGATTAGAAGAATAGAGTAATGTAGCATGATACATTACCCTATTCTTATGTATAGATTGAGCACTTCCCGAAATTTTGAGTCCGTCGATGTTTAATCCGCGGCGCTTATCTGCTTGTGCATTAACTCCCATTCTGGACAGAATATCTAATGTCAGATTGGTATATTTATCAAAGTCAAGAGTATTGTTGCGTTCAATAAAGGTCACATTGATATTACCCAGATCGTGGTATACGGCACCACCACCCGAATATCGGCGGACAACTTTAATATGTTTATCACGCACAAAATCAATATTTACTTCCGCCCATACATCTTGATGTTTTCCAAGAATAATAGACGGCTCATTTTGATATACCATAAAGACATCTTCTGTAAAATTCTTCAGTAGATATTCTTCTGCTGCAATATTAAAATAAGCATCAGTACATGTGTTGTTAATACAAAGCATAAGATCGTTTTCTCAGGTTCAGGATTTGGCAAATAAAGTTTCACGGATAATTTCGCTCACTGTTGGGTGAGGGAATACTATCTTTTGGAATTCTTCAACGGTATAACCTTTTTCGATAGCTACCGTTGCCAGAACAATAAGTTCTGATGCGGGGTTACCCAATATGTGACATCCTATTATCTGATCGTCTCCGTTTACAATAAGTTTACATAATCCGCTACCTCCTTCATTTTCGGCTAGAAAACGCCCTGAGTAAGCCATCGGCAATTTTAGAACACTATAAGGTGTTCCTGCTGCTTTAAGCTCTTCTTCGGTTTTTCCTGCTCCAGCCAATTCGGGATTAGTATATACTACTCCGGGAACAGCTTTGTAACTCATTACATCGTCAATACCCAGGATATGATTAATTGCAACTTCACCTTCACGGATAGCCGTATGAGCTAACATCGAATAGCCTGTTATATCACCGGAAGCATATACACGTGGGTGAGAAGTCTGCATATATTCGTTTACTTTTACTCCATTTCTCAGAAGTTCGACTTTAAGACTTTCTAAACCTACGTTTGTTATATTGGCTTTTCGTCCTACACTTACTAATATTTTATCAGTCTTTACTTTTTGTGTTTTACCATCTTTTTCGATGGTAACTTCGGTAGCTGAAACTTCAATAACTTTGGTATTCAGATAAAATTCAATTCCTCTTTTTGCATAGTCTTTTCTAAGCATAGCAGAAGTCTCTTTATCCATAGCACCAAGTATTTCGGGCATCATTTCGATAACACTCACTTTTACACCCATGCTATTGAAGAAGGATGCAAACTCGATACCGATAACACCTCCACCGATAATGGCTAGAGAGGCAGGAAGTTCTTTTATCTCAAGAGCCTCTTTTGATGTCCAATAGCTAATTTCAGATAATCCTTTGATTGGAGGAATTACTGTTTCGGAACCTGTACAAACCAAAAGGTACTTCACCGAGTAGGTTTGTCCTGCGGATGTAATCTGAATGTGTCCATTCGCTTCGCCTTGTATCAGTGCTTCACCTTCTACGATAGCGACTCCCGCTCCGGTTAATTTCATTTTAACACCTGCGGTCAGTTGTTTTACAACTTTGTCTTTACGACCAATAACTTTACCCAGATCGAAACCTGAGTTACCTTCAACGGAAATTCCGTATTTAGATGCACCTTTAATATTATCTAAGATTTTTGCCGAATACAGTAATGTTTTCGTAGGGATACATCCCTCATTAAGACAAACTCCTCCTAGAGCTTTCTTTTCAAACAAGACGGTTTTTAATCCTCCTGCAACGGCTTTCTCAGCAGCATTATATCCTGCCGGTCCTCCTCCAATAATAGCAATATCGTATTCCATAATAAATTTGAGATATAGTTAACAATAAAAGAACATATATCTATTATTGTTATAAAATGTTATATAAACTAGTTTATGCTGAGCAAGATAGAAATAAATATCACACAGCACCTAGTAATAAACAATAATAGAAATATTTAGTTCTTAATTAAGGTAAGTATTTGAGTTGTGTTACTCTCTTTGAGATGATTATAAGCTAGTAAAAATGGTTAATGACTTATAGAAATTATCAATATAAATAACAATATAGTCATTAACCATCAATAAGAGTTAAGGTCTGAAACCTTTTTATTGTTTCGGTAAAGTAAGTATAACCTTAAAGCAAATCCTTATAAATAAGCATTGGCTTTTTAGCTGCTGTAGTCTCATCTAATCTCCTGACTGGAGTTGTATAAGGAGCATTCTTCACCATTTCGGGATCTTCTTTTGCTTCGACAGCTACCTTCTTCATTACTTCAATAAATGAATCGAGTGTATCCAATGATTCTGTTTCCGTTGGCTCGATCATTATTGATTGAGAAAACAATAACGGAAAATAGACTGTTGGTGCATGGAAACCATAATCGAGCAATCGCTTGGCAATATCCAAAGTAGTTACTCCTGTCGATTTATCAAGCAAACCATCAAAGACAAATTCGTGTTTGCAAATTCCCTCAATCGGTAAATAATAATGTTGCTTCAAAGACTCTTTGATGTAATTTGCATTTAAGGTTGCCAATGGCCCTACATTTTTCAAATTGTCTTTTCCTAATGAAAGGATATAAGTATAAGCTCTTATATACACCGAAAAGTTACCTAGAAAACCGGATATACTGCCCAGTGAATCATCACCATTATCTATATAATACCGATCTCCGTCTTTCTTCACACGTGGATTGGGCAAATAATCAACCAATGCTTTAGTCACCCCAACAGGACCGCTTCCGGGCCCTCCTCCACCGTGAGGGGTAGAGAATGTTTTGTGCAGATTGATATGCATTATATCGAATCCCATATCTCCGGGACGGCATTTACCTAACAATGGATTAAGGTTTGCTCCATCATAATAGAGTAATCCTCCAGCTTCGTGAACCAGATTAGCTATTTCAAGAATCTCAGTTTCGAAAATACCTAAGGTATTAGGATTTGTCATCATAATTCCGGCAATGGTATCATCTAACAAAGGTTTCAAATCCTCAGCACTGATAGTTCCCTTTTCGTTTGAATGCACTTCTACAATATCAAAGCCACATACTGCTGCACTTGCGGGATTAGTACCATGAGCACTATCGGGTACAATTACTTTGGTACGCTTCAGATCACCCCTTTTCTGATGATACTGACGCATTATCATTAAGCCGATCAATTCGCCATGCGATCCGGCATAAGGGTTTAATGTATATTCTGCCAATCCCGATATTTCGGATAATGATTGTGCCAATTTATAATAAACCTCTAAAGCTCCTTGCACCGTTTCATCGGATTGAAGCGGATGTAGAGACGAGAAAGCAGGCAATCCGGCTATTTCATCATTCATCTTCGGATTGTATTTCATTGTACACGAGCCTAGAGGATAGAATCCTGTTTCGACACCAAAATTCTTGTTCGACACATTTGTATAATGACGTACTACATCCAATTCGCTCACCTCAGGCAATTGTGCTTTTTCTTCTCTTAATAAAGATGATGGAAGATCATCAACCGAATATTTACTCAATTGGTTCTCAGGCAGTGTATAACCGTGACGTCCTTCTTTCGAGATTTCAAATATCAATTTATCGTAATATTTCATAACTCACACCTCCTTTATTAGTGTAACCAAGTGATCTATTTCTTCTTTGCTCCGTTTCTCCGTTACGCAGAAAAGCAGACAATCATCCATTCCCGATTTATATTTACCAAGTTGAATACCTCCCATTATATTATTATCAAGTAATTTCTTACTCAATTTTTCAATATTTAAAGAGGTTCTTACAGCAAATTCTTTTAGAAATGGTTTATCAAATACTGAAGTAAATTTACCCGTCGCCAACAATTGATCGTACAGATAATGTGCACCGCTATATGATAATTTGTTTACATCACGAAGACCTTCTTTACCCATCAACGACATATAGATAGTTACATATAATGCCATTAACGATTGATTGGAGCATATATTACTGTTCGCTTTTTCTCGGCGAATGTGTTGTTCACGAGCTTGTAATGTCAATACAAAAGCACGTTTTCCATCCACATCGGTAGTTGCACCTGCTATACGTCCGGGTAATTTACGTACCAAATCTTTCTTAGTAGAAAGGAAACCGATATAAGATCCGCCAAAGTTAAGAGGCATACCTAATGATTGCCCATCGCCACAGGCAATGTCAGCCCCCCATTCTCCGGGAGACTTTAACACAGCCAAAGATGATGGATCGACATTCATTATAAGGAGGGCCTTGGCTGCATGTACAGTCTCGCTATATCCTGTATAATCTTCGATAATACCATAGTAGTTAGGACTGCTTACAATTACACCTGCCACATCTCCCGAAGCTAATTTGCTTTCGAGATCTGCTTTATCAGTAATTCCATTATTTTCCGCAATTTCTTCAACATTAATCCCCTTGTATTTTGCGTATGTTTTTACAACTTTCAAAACATTGGGATTAACCGTCTGCGAAATAAGTACCGTATTTTTCTTTTTAGCATTGGCTACTGCCATAAACATAGCTTCGGCTGTGGCGGTTGTTCCGTCGTACATCGAAGCATTGGTGCATTCCATACCTGTAAGTTCGCATATCATACTTTGAAATTCAAAGATGTATTGCAACGTACCCTGAGCTATCTCAGGTTGGTAAGGAGTGTAAGCCGTCAAAAATTCTGAACGAGATATTAGTGGAGTAATTACAGAAGGTGCGTAATGATCGTATGCTCCAGCCCCCGCAAAAACGGTAAGCTTTTTATTCTTCTGGCCGAGTTTGTCGAAGTACTTTCTTATTTCGATTTCGGATAAGGAAGATGGAAGATCATATTCTTTTTTTAAAACAACACTTTGGGGAATCTCGGCAAACAGATCGTCTATCGAATTTACCGAGACCCTTTTAAGCATTTGTTCTATATCAGCTTCTGTATGGGGAAAATATTTATACATAGCTTGAAGATTTTAAGGTCTAAGACCTTTTTATTATTTTAATTAAGAAGAACAGCCTTAATCACAGATTTCAGCATACGCTTTGCTATCCATCAGACTCTTTAATTCAGCCGCATCTGATAGTTTTACTTTCAGCATCCAACTGTCAAAAGCATTTTTATTGATCAACTCAGGTTCATCTGTAAGTTTCTCGTTTACTTCAACAATTTCGCCGCTTACCGGAGATAATAAATCGCTGGCAGCTTTTACACTCTCAACTGCACCAAACTCTTCTCCTTGTTTTATTTCATCACCTACTTCGGGAATGTCTACATATACAATATTACCAAGTTGATGTTGTGCAAAATCGGTAATACCAATATATGCATATTCTCCTTCGACTTTCACCCACTCATGTGAATCTGTATACAACAGACCTTCGATAACTTTACTCATAACTTTATGTTTTTATATTAATATTATATGATGACTTATTTTTTATAATGTTTTTCGTAAAAACGCTTTTTCACGACGTGTCCTTTAAATTCCTTTTTGCGGATACGAACATCTACTTCTGTATCAAGAGTCGCATATTCACTATCGATCAAGGCAAGGCATACACTCTTTCCTGTAGAAATAGAATTATAGCCTGTAGTTACATAGCCAATTGTTTGACCATTAACCTCCACATCATAGCCATTACGCGGTATTGCTTTGTCAACTAATTCAAGACCTACTATTTTACGTTTCACACCTTCGGCTTTTTGCTTGGCAATGGCGTCTTTACCTATAAATTCTTCTTTATCGAGTTTTACAAAAACTCCCAGACCCGCCTCGAGAGGGGTAATATCATGATCTAGTTCATGCCCATACAAAGGAAGTCCCACCTCGAAACGAAGTGTATCACGACATCCCAATCCACAGGGCAGTACTTCTTTCGATTGAACGAGCAGATCCCATGCTTTGTTTATAAATTTATGACTTCCATATAACTCAAAGCCATCTTCTCCAGTATATCCTGTTCGTGAAACGATGATCGTCTCACCCTCATATTGAAGTTCTTTGAATGTATAAAATTCAAGATCGTTTACCTCTATACCTATATATTTTTCTATTGCCTCAAATGCCTTAGGACCTTGTACTGCTACCTCACCATAATAATCGGACTGATTGATAATCTCAACATTATAACCTTTGCTATTTTCGACCATCCAATCGTAATCCTTGGCGATATTGGCAGCATTAACAACAAGAAAAAACTCTTTATCGTCTTTTTTATACACCAACAAATCATCTACAACACCTCCTGTCGGATAAAGCATCATTCCGTAGAATATTTTGCCAATAGCCCCGCCTGAAATATTATTGGTAAAAATATGATTAATGTATTTCTCGCTGTCTTCACCCTTAATAAGTATTTCTCCCATGTGAGAGACATCAAATATTCCGGCAGTATTGCGAACAGCATTGTGTTCTTCAACAATTGAAGTATATTCTATGGGCATATCAAATCCGCCGAAAGGCATCATTTTAGCACCTAAAGCAAGATGTTTGTCGTGTAAGCAGGTTTTAAGTGTTTCCATATTTATATTGGATTTATGTTTATTCTGTGTCTTCTTTAAACAATATGTCAATAAAATGGTTCTTATCGAGATTGAAAATATAGTCTTCGAGTTTTATATCTTCCAATAATTGTGTTATAAATTGTTTTTCATAAGGTTTATTTATCAGCAGCTTAAATATACTACCAATATCGCCAACCAAAAAATAATCTCCAACAATATTGATATCTTTAATTATATTATTCTTTATTTCTAAACGAACCTCTATATCGCCGGCTGCACTATAGTCTTTTTTAATTAAGGTATAACGTGGGTTATTTCCAAAAATAAATTCTTCGCTTAAGTACTCTTTTTCTATTTCCTCAATTTTAGTAATTTCATCTTGTGAGAGTGTATATTCTTTATCACAAAGATGAGTTCTCACGAAAATTTTAAAAGTTTCGATATCAATATCAAAATGCTCGGATAGATTAGTTACTCGTTTTCGTACCGATTCGATACCTTTCGATATTAGTTTCTGATTATTGGGAGTTATCGACAAAACCAACTTCTCCAAATCAGTATTAAATAACATTGTACCATGCACTATACTTTTTCCGGCTGCCCGATAGAATGCATTCCCTGAAACTTTCTTTTCATCTACTGTAATATCATTTCGCCCCGATGCAATAGCATTGATTCCCAATTGCTGCAAGGTATGAGCTACCCTTTGCAAATATTTATGAAATGTAAAGCTGACATTAAAATCAGTCGTGATATATGAAAACATTATATTACTGAAATCGGCGTACACACATCCACCACCCGATTTGCGGCGATAGGTTTCAATACCATTTGCTTTGACATATTCGAGATTTACTTCATTCTCCATCAATTGGTTTCTCCCGAAGATAACAGTGGGATTTACCTGCCACATAAAAAAGCACTCTTCTTCATTAAGAAATCGTGCTACGTATTCTTCCATCGATAAATAAAAAGAAAGCCTTCTTATTTTGTCTTCCGGTAAAGCTATATATATCATATTATAAGATCTGAAACTTGTAAATTATTCCTAAATTCTAAATTTACATAAAGTTTTTATATATCCTCTTTTTAAAAGAATGCTATAGGGCATTTTATGAAATTAATCGTTACTCCATCCTTTTTATTGATTTTTAATGACAACTTATAAATACAAATAAACAAGCTTAAATTAGAACAAAAAGACAGATTTAGATTTCGAAATGGTTATATTCTTCAGAGAATCTTTCTCCTAAATCATTTAATATAAGAAAAATATCAATGTGTATATAAATCTAAACATTCTTAATTTGTCAAAGCAACACATCGGTTGTATATATTTGAATTTCTTTAATTATCTTTGTTTATCAATCAAATCTATATTTCATTTGTTATAATAATTGGCATCGCTGGTCTACTTATTTTTTATAAAGATTCAGAGATGGGACATAACAGATATAGTTTATAATTGAATTGTTGTATTATAAGAAGTTGCATCAATTAGTTGTTTGATATATATCTTTTTGAGAAGTTTTTCGAAAAGATTTAATTAGATTCTGAATTCATCCATTATGGAAAAAAGATATTGGTATGTCATTTTAGGGCTTATTGTTTTTGAACTATTTGCCCTAAAGATAGAGGCTCAGCAGGTAGTTATCGGATCTACTAATACGAGTCAGACAGGTGCACTACTTGCCTTAAAAAGTGAATCGAACGGTACTGCCAAACAAGGGATATTATATCCACGCGTTGCCTTACAATCGTTAACCGAATTAGAACCATGTGTTGCAAATGCAACTGATATTGATAAAAATAACCATATAGGACTATTGGTATATAATGTAGCAGAAGTAGGATTGGATATTCAAAAAGGTACATATCTATGGATCGGT encodes:
- the gcvH gene encoding glycine cleavage system protein GcvH — its product is MSKVIEGLLYTDSHEWVKVEGEYAYIGITDFAQHQLGNIVYVDIPEVGDEIKQGEEFGAVESVKAASDLLSPVSGEIVEVNEKLTDEPELINKNAFDSWMLKVKLSDAAELKSLMDSKAYAEICD
- the gcvPB gene encoding aminomethyl-transferring glycine dehydrogenase subunit GcvPB: MKYYDKLIFEISKEGRHGYTLPENQLSKYSVDDLPSSLLREEKAQLPEVSELDVVRHYTNVSNKNFGVETGFYPLGSCTMKYNPKMNDEIAGLPAFSSLHPLQSDETVQGALEVYYKLAQSLSEISGLAEYTLNPYAGSHGELIGLMIMRQYHQKRGDLKRTKVIVPDSAHGTNPASAAVCGFDIVEVHSNEKGTISAEDLKPLLDDTIAGIMMTNPNTLGIFETEILEIANLVHEAGGLLYYDGANLNPLLGKCRPGDMGFDIMHINLHKTFSTPHGGGGPGSGPVGVTKALVDYLPNPRVKKDGDRYYIDNGDDSLGSISGFLGNFSVYIRAYTYILSLGKDNLKNVGPLATLNANYIKESLKQHYYLPIEGICKHEFVFDGLLDKSTGVTTLDIAKRLLDYGFHAPTVYFPLLFSQSIMIEPTETESLDTLDSFIEVMKKVAVEAKEDPEMVKNAPYTTPVRRLDETTAAKKPMLIYKDLL
- a CDS encoding lipoate--protein ligase family protein produces the protein MLCINNTCTDAYFNIAAEEYLLKNFTEDVFMVYQNEPSIILGKHQDVWAEVNIDFVRDKHIKVVRRYSGGGAVYHDLGNINVTFIERNNTLDFDKYTNLTLDILSRMGVNAQADKRRGLNIDGLKISGSAQSIHKNRVMYHATLLYSSNLEYLTTSLESGHDYSENSQNLQSKIYVRSVKSPVTNISQHISNPLAIEDLKALILNDFIDSNPGNKQYKFSELDIAAISVLKDEKYATPIWNFNEPSDR
- the lpdA gene encoding dihydrolipoyl dehydrogenase, which produces MEYDIAIIGGGPAGYNAAEKAVAGGLKTVLFEKKALGGVCLNEGCIPTKTLLYSAKILDNIKGASKYGISVEGNSGFDLGKVIGRKDKVVKQLTAGVKMKLTGAGVAIVEGEALIQGEANGHIQITSAGQTYSVKYLLVCTGSETVIPPIKGLSEISYWTSKEALEIKELPASLAIIGGGVIGIEFASFFNSMGVKVSVIEMMPEILGAMDKETSAMLRKDYAKRGIEFYLNTKVIEVSATEVTIEKDGKTQKVKTDKILVSVGRKANITNVGLESLKVELLRNGVKVNEYMQTSHPRVYASGDITGYSMLAHTAIREGEVAINHILGIDDVMSYKAVPGVVYTNPELAGAGKTEEELKAAGTPYSVLKLPMAYSGRFLAENEGGSGLCKLIVNGDDQIIGCHILGNPASELIVLATVAIEKGYTVEEFQKIVFPHPTVSEIIRETLFAKS
- the gcvPA gene encoding aminomethyl-transferring glycine dehydrogenase subunit GcvPA, which codes for MYKYFPHTEADIEQMLKRVSVNSIDDLFAEIPQSVVLKKEYDLPSSLSEIEIRKYFDKLGQKNKKLTVFAGAGAYDHYAPSVITPLISRSEFLTAYTPYQPEIAQGTLQYIFEFQSMICELTGMECTNASMYDGTTATAEAMFMAVANAKKKNTVLISQTVNPNVLKVVKTYAKYKGINVEEIAENNGITDKADLESKLASGDVAGVIVSSPNYYGIIEDYTGYSETVHAAKALLIMNVDPSSLAVLKSPGEWGADIACGDGQSLGMPLNFGGSYIGFLSTKKDLVRKLPGRIAGATTDVDGKRAFVLTLQAREQHIRREKANSNICSNQSLMALYVTIYMSLMGKEGLRDVNKLSYSGAHYLYDQLLATGKFTSVFDKPFLKEFAVRTSLNIEKLSKKLLDNNIMGGIQLGKYKSGMDDCLLFCVTEKRSKEEIDHLVTLIKEV
- a CDS encoding lipoate--protein ligase, whose product is MIYIALPEDKIRRLSFYLSMEEYVARFLNEEECFFMWQVNPTVIFGRNQLMENEVNLEYVKANGIETYRRKSGGGCVYADFSNIMFSYITTDFNVSFTFHKYLQRVAHTLQQLGINAIASGRNDITVDEKKVSGNAFYRAAGKSIVHGTMLFNTDLEKLVLSITPNNQKLISKGIESVRKRVTNLSEHFDIDIETFKIFVRTHLCDKEYTLSQDEITKIEEIEKEYLSEEFIFGNNPRYTLIKKDYSAAGDIEVRLEIKNNIIKDINIVGDYFLVGDIGSIFKLLINKPYEKQFITQLLEDIKLEDYIFNLDKNHFIDILFKEDTE
- the gcvT gene encoding glycine cleavage system aminomethyltransferase GcvT, translating into METLKTCLHDKHLALGAKMMPFGGFDMPIEYTSIVEEHNAVRNTAGIFDVSHMGEILIKGEDSEKYINHIFTNNISGGAIGKIFYGMMLYPTGGVVDDLLVYKKDDKEFFLVVNAANIAKDYDWMVENSKGYNVEIINQSDYYGEVAVQGPKAFEAIEKYIGIEVNDLEFYTFKELQYEGETIIVSRTGYTGEDGFELYGSHKFINKAWDLLVQSKEVLPCGLGCRDTLRFEVGLPLYGHELDHDITPLEAGLGVFVKLDKEEFIGKDAIAKQKAEGVKRKIVGLELVDKAIPRNGYDVEVNGQTIGYVTTGYNSISTGKSVCLALIDSEYATLDTEVDVRIRKKEFKGHVVKKRFYEKHYKK